Proteins encoded by one window of Deltaproteobacteria bacterium:
- a CDS encoding NAD-dependent epimerase/dehydratase family protein: MRILVTGGAGFIGSQVADRYLEEGHDILVLDNLSTGRRENLNARARFEEADLGDFPEVEAVFRDFRPEVVSHHAAQIDVRHSVADPVDDARQNILASINLFELCARHRVARVIFASSGGAGYGEQEIYPAPESHPTRPESPYGIGKVTAEMYLHYYHRQRRFRATVLRYANVYGPRQNHLGEAGVVAIFITRMLQGGEPVVNGDGLQTRDYVYVSDVVEANSVVLRKGADGIFNIGTATETDVVTLWRELARHTGYTGPLKHGPAKAGEQLRSVIDPAKARRELGWAPTVDIPRGLQLTAGWYKKELADR; the protein is encoded by the coding sequence ATGCGAATACTGGTAACTGGTGGCGCGGGATTCATCGGCTCACAGGTGGCGGACCGCTACCTGGAGGAAGGGCACGACATTCTGGTGCTGGATAACCTTTCTACCGGGCGGAGAGAGAACCTCAATGCCAGGGCCCGCTTCGAGGAGGCCGATCTGGGCGACTTCCCGGAGGTGGAGGCGGTCTTCAGGGATTTCCGGCCGGAGGTGGTGAGCCATCACGCGGCGCAGATCGACGTCCGTCACTCGGTTGCCGATCCGGTGGACGATGCCCGGCAGAACATTCTCGCCAGTATCAACCTCTTTGAGCTGTGCGCCCGGCACCGGGTGGCACGGGTGATCTTCGCCAGTTCCGGCGGTGCGGGTTACGGCGAGCAGGAGATTTATCCGGCTCCGGAGTCACACCCCACGCGGCCGGAGTCACCCTACGGTATCGGCAAGGTGACGGCGGAAATGTACCTGCACTACTACCACCGCCAACGCCGTTTCCGCGCCACGGTCCTGCGGTATGCCAATGTCTATGGACCCCGGCAGAACCACCTGGGAGAGGCGGGTGTTGTCGCCATCTTCATTACCCGGATGCTCCAGGGTGGAGAGCCGGTCGTGAACGGCGATGGCCTCCAGACGCGGGATTACGTCTATGTGAGCGATGTGGTCGAGGCAAACAGCGTGGTTCTCCGGAAAGGAGCCGACGGGATTTTCAACATCGGCACGGCCACCGAGACCGATGTGGTCACCCTCTGGCGTGAGCTGGCCCGGCATACCGGCTACACGGGACCGCTGAAGCATGGGCCCGCCAAGGCAGGAGAGCAGCTCCGGAGCGTGATCGATCCGGCCAAGGCGCGCCGGGAGCTGGGCTGGGCGCCAACGGTGGATATCCCCCGCGGCCTTCAGCTCACTGCCGGGTGGTACAAAAAGGAGCTGGCGGACCGCTGA